A genomic region of Raphanus sativus cultivar WK10039 chromosome 6, ASM80110v3, whole genome shotgun sequence contains the following coding sequences:
- the LOC108808381 gene encoding zinc finger BED domain-containing protein RICESLEEPER 3-like: MHVRCSAHIINLIVKDGMADADESAMRLSSFEQKVDAGKLTRGSLPLDVSTRWNSTYLMVTTAMKFRVAFDKMEQEDKLYNDYFLEMDKGVKRVGPPLFNDWKPIERLGRFLVIFYNSTLVVSASTSLNAYKCYGEIVTIAANLMDLMKSRDHHLKKMDLATMCFEELYGPDSLEGKEMYDYVISVLRSMFKEYRDRYGKSQEDQSDHSKKSKGKSYQSAQQEASVHMDLVEDGFGYKRIDRRYKQKLNAGV, encoded by the exons ATGCATGTGAGATGTAGTGCACATATCATCAACCTCATCGTGAAGGATGGAATGGCTGACGCAGATGAGAGTGCAATGCG GCTGTCATCATTTGAGCAGAAGGTAGATGCTGGCAAACTGACTAGGGGAAGCTTGCCGTTGGATGTGAGTACTAGGTGGAACTCCACCTATCTGATGGTAACCACAGCTATGAAGTTCAGAGTTGCTTTTGACAAAATGGAGCAAGAGGATAAGCTCTACAACGATTACTTCTTAGAGATGGATAAAGGTGTAAAGAGGGTAGGTCCTCCTCTGTTCAATGATTGGAAACCAATTGAAAGGTTAGGCCGGTTCTTAGTCATCTTCTACAACTCAACTCTTGTTGTTTCTGCCTCAACCTCTCTCAATGCGTACAAGTGCTACGGGGAAATTGTAACGATAGCAGCTAATCTGATGGATTTGATGAAGAGCAGAGATCATCATCTTAAG AAGATGGATCTTGCAACCATGTGTTTTGAAGAGCTTTATGGGCCGGACAGCTTGGAAGGCAAAGAAATGTATGATTATGTGATCAGTGTGTTGCGCAGCATGTTCAAGGAGTACAGAGACAGATATGGGAAGAGTCAAGAAGATCAATCTGATCACTCTAAGAAGTCTAAGGGTAAATCATATCAGTCTGCTCAACAGGAAGCATCGGTTCATATGGATTTGGTTGAAGATGGTTTCGGTTATAAGAGGATTGACCGAAGGTATAAGCAGAAGTTGAATGCAGGAGTCTGA
- the LOC108806053 gene encoding uncharacterized protein LOC108806053 isoform X1 — protein sequence MFNLDLTLSPPSAISKNQSQMDSSSTPNVDNNQFEGDEKQEFLTPDSRDKSKQVVSPDRRGKRKESPEASGETMQTQRTPRFLPPRSKIWGHFTRTKESRDKCICHYCNKTFCCATRSGTSNLLKHLSICKRFMLFSEGQSSTQPSVNEEGKMKSRKISDDTFREATNEMMVIAELPLSFIEGAGWKHFCNKMELGRPVSRRTSTRDIVKMYLQRKAAMKQWFKANKQRVSLTTDIWVAQVTRKQILSLSHVFIFIHKQVVSLGHVFIFIRKQVVFLAFVFSLICKEVFSLTYLFTLNRKKVTGVFIFYLKCKLHGCDCSLH from the exons ATGTTTAATCTCGACCTCACACTCTCTCCACCATCTGCGATTTCGAAGAATCAATCACAG ATGGATTCATCTTCAACACCAAACGTTGACAACAACCAGTTCGAAGGTGATGAAAAACAAGAGTTTCTGACTCCAGACAGTAGAGACAAGAGTAAACAAGTTGTGTCTCCGGACAGGAGAGGCAAGCGTAAAGAATCGCCTGAAGCTAGTGGAGAAACGATGCAGACACAAAGAACACCTAGGTTTCTTCCTCCAAGGTCTAAGATTTGGGGACATTTCACAAGAACAAAGGAGAGTCGTGACAAATGCATATGTCACTACTGCAACAAGACGTTCTGCTGTGCTACAAGATCGGGAACATCCAACTTGCTGAAGCATCTTAGCATATGCAAACGCTTCATGTTGTTTTCAGAGGGTCAAAGCTCTACTCAGCCTAGCGTCAATGAAGAAGGAAAGATGAAATCTAGAAAGATAAGTGATGATACTTTCAGAGAAGCAACAAATGAGATGATGGTGATAGCAGAGCTACCACTGAGTTTCATTGAAGGTGCTGGTTGGAAACACTTCTGTAACAAG ATGGAACTAGGCAGACCAGTTTCAAGAAGGACATCAACAAGAGACATTGTCAAGATGTATCTACAGAGGAAAGCTGCTATGAAGCAATGGTTCAAAGCAAATAAGCAAAGGGTTTCATTAACTACTGACATATGGGTGGCTCAAGTAACTCGTAAGCAAATACTTTCCTtatctcatgtttttatttttattcacaAGCAAGTAGTTTCCTTAggtcatgtttttatttttattcgcAAGCAAGTAGTTTTCTTAGCTTTTGTGTTTAGTTTGATTTGTAAGGAAGTATTTTCCTTAACTTATTTGTTTACTTTGAATCGTAAGAAAGTGACTggtgtgtttattttttatctCAAGTGCAAGCTACATGGTTGTGACTGCTCATTACATTGA
- the LOC108806053 gene encoding uncharacterized protein LOC108806053 isoform X2 yields MFNLDLTLSPPSAISKNQSQMDSSSTPNVDNNQFEGDEKQEFLTPDSRDKSKQVVSPDRRGKRKESPEASGETMQTQRTPRFLPPRSKIWGHFTRTKESRDKCICHYCNKTFCCATRSGTSNLLKHLSICKRFMLFSEGQSSTQPSVNEEGKMKSRKISDDTFREATNEMMVIAELPLSFIEGAGWKHFCNKMELGRPVSRRTSTRDIVKMYLQRKAAMKQWFKANKQRVSLTTDIWVAQVTLQATWL; encoded by the exons ATGTTTAATCTCGACCTCACACTCTCTCCACCATCTGCGATTTCGAAGAATCAATCACAG ATGGATTCATCTTCAACACCAAACGTTGACAACAACCAGTTCGAAGGTGATGAAAAACAAGAGTTTCTGACTCCAGACAGTAGAGACAAGAGTAAACAAGTTGTGTCTCCGGACAGGAGAGGCAAGCGTAAAGAATCGCCTGAAGCTAGTGGAGAAACGATGCAGACACAAAGAACACCTAGGTTTCTTCCTCCAAGGTCTAAGATTTGGGGACATTTCACAAGAACAAAGGAGAGTCGTGACAAATGCATATGTCACTACTGCAACAAGACGTTCTGCTGTGCTACAAGATCGGGAACATCCAACTTGCTGAAGCATCTTAGCATATGCAAACGCTTCATGTTGTTTTCAGAGGGTCAAAGCTCTACTCAGCCTAGCGTCAATGAAGAAGGAAAGATGAAATCTAGAAAGATAAGTGATGATACTTTCAGAGAAGCAACAAATGAGATGATGGTGATAGCAGAGCTACCACTGAGTTTCATTGAAGGTGCTGGTTGGAAACACTTCTGTAACAAG ATGGAACTAGGCAGACCAGTTTCAAGAAGGACATCAACAAGAGACATTGTCAAGATGTATCTACAGAGGAAAGCTGCTATGAAGCAATGGTTCAAAGCAAATAAGCAAAGGGTTTCATTAACTACTGACATATGGGTGGCTCAAGTAACTC TGCAAGCTACATGGTTGTGA
- the LOC108806055 gene encoding protein PLANT CADMIUM RESISTANCE 2, translating into MGRVTEVKGRPQADGEWSTGFCGCCSDCSSCCLTCWCPCVTVGRIANIVDQGSSSCCATGALYMLSWSTVFGSACISCKYRARMRRQYNLKGGDCGDYLKHFCCELCALTQAYRELTKRGFDVPLGWDGNVARHNAGVAMGAPVVEGGMRR; encoded by the exons ATGGGTAGAGTGACGGAAGTTAAAGGCAGACCTCAAGCTGACGGTGAATGGTCCACCGGTTTCTGCGGTTGCTGCTCGGATTGCTCCAGCT GTTGTTTGACATGTTGGTGTCCTTGCGTTACCGTTGGCCGAATCGCAAATATTGTAGACCAAGGTTCCTCTT CATGCTGTGCGACTGGTGCGTTGTACATGCTATCGTGGTCCACGGTCTTTGGAAGTGCGTGCATCTCGTGCAAATACCGAGCTAGAATGAGAAGACAATACAACCTTAAGGGTGGCGACTGTGGAGATTATCTCAAACATTTCTGCTGTGAGCTTTGTGCATTAACCCAAGCCTATCGCGAGCTCACCAAGCGCGGTTTTGATGTACCCCTcg GGTGGGACGGAAACGTTGCACGTCACAATGCCGGCGTTGCAATGGGTGCCCCGGTTGTGGAGGGCGGCATGAGGAGatga
- the LOC108811237 gene encoding uncharacterized protein LOC108811237 has translation MLSSEREKDDFLKRHIGLLIPFQVFLREVLFAGYRRLCPCRNNRFTVIDSITDFGSLFNSWLLSLSQTVERSKGISFPLFILIMADKVHKQLQEISLDINDSVVDVPFELCEEAIGENRFSLIVNPINPRRQNLRAMMGAFPRLWGVADLVGARLVANRQIQFMFRDEQSMFSVLRRGPWSFNEWMVSMQRWSPSITDDDMGYISFWVQVCGIPLQYLSTRMVTRIGEEMGQFLETDFQTDGVQNAEYVRIRLLCHASTPLRFQRMFRFGGQTVVLRFRYEKLRGFCSTCGLLSHDATECPLNNDGNNPEPPPDDEDDDDDDDEYGGHNDPSSGFQSPINTPQGFPGEPSEKNTEDQKKDGTENKRRRTSETFGSTSTRQNVTDMRQAFLREEFEEVYVKKRMRLAGEQGMTNWFAWNQAGAASTSETQDDATMAQPTNSEGTVGLKPPEPA, from the coding sequence atgCTCTCTAGCGAAAGAGAAAAAGACGATTTTCTGAAAAGACACATCGGTCTACTCATACCGTTTCAGGTCTTCCTCCGGGAAGTTTTGTTCGCCGGTTACCGGCGGTTATGTCCATGTCGGAATAACCGTTTTACCGTTATTGATTCCATAACGGATTTCGGTTCTCTATTTAACTCATGGTTATTGTCTCTGTCTCAAACTGTTGAACGGAGTAAAGGAATCTCTTTTCCTCTGTTTATTCTAATCATGGCAGACAAAGTTCATAAACAGTTACAAGAGATCTCATTGGACATCAACGACTCGGTTGTGGATGTTCCCTTCGAGTTATGTGAGGAAGCGATTGGAGAGAATCGCTTTAGTTTGATTGTGAATCCTATTAACCCGAGGCGTCAGAACTTGCGGGCTATGATGGGAGCCTTTCCGCGTTTGTGGGGTGTGGCGGATTTGGTGGGTGCTCGTCTGGTCGCGAATCGACAAATCCAATTTATGTTCCGAGATGAACAGTCCATGTTTTCTGTTCTCCGTCGCGGCCCGTGGTCTTTCAATGAATGGATGGTCTCGATGCAGCGATGGTCTCCGTCAATTACTGATGATGATATGGGCTATATCTCCTTCTGGGTCCAAGTTTGTGGGATCCCCCTCCAGTACCTCTCTACTCGAATGGTTACGCGTATTGGAGAAGAGATGGGTCAATTTCTGGAAACGGATTTCCAAACTGATGGGGTTCAGAATGCTGAGTATGTAAGGATCCGTCTCCTCTGTCACGCCTCTACACCGTTACGTTTTCAACGTATGTTCCGATTTGGAGGACAAACGGTGGTCCTCCGGTTCCGTTACGAGAAACTGCGTGGTTTCTGTAGTACTTGTGGCCTCTTGTCTCATGATGCTACAGAATGCCCTCTCAACAATGATGGGAACAATCCTGAACCGCCAccagatgatgaagatgatgatgatgatgatgatgaatatgGTGGACATAATGATCCCTCCTCTGGTTTCCAGTCTCCGATCAACACACCTCAAGGCTTTCCTGGAGAGCCATCGGAGAAGAATACAGAGGATCAGAAGAAAGATGGTACTGAGAACAAGAGACGCAGGACGTCAGAGACTTTTGGTTCAACTTCAACTCGCCAGAATGTTACTGATATGCGTCAGGCCTTTCTTCGGGAGGAATTCGAAGAAGTTTATGTGAAGAAAAGGATGCGTTTGGCAGGTGAGCAAGGGATGACGAATTGGTTTGCTTGGAACCAGGCTGGGGCTGCTAGCACTTCAGAGACTCAGGATGATGCTACCATGGCACAACCAACAAACAGTGAGGGTACGGTGGGCCTGAAGCCACCGGAGCCGGCATAA
- the LOC108808382 gene encoding short-chain dehydrogenase reductase 3b-like, translating to MYDVYIYDLFIGLLICSRLEGKIVVITGGASGIGAEATRLFTEHGARVVITDVQDELGRKVAVSIGEDKVSYFHCDVRNETEVQNAVKFTVEKHGRIDVLFSNAGVPEPLVDIRDLDLEAFDRVMAVNVRGAAAFIKHVARAMVERKTRGSIVCTTSVASVIAGTVVPHGYTASKHALVGLIRSAAGDLGKHGIRVNGVAPFGVATPFVCETYKMEASEAEEVFSETANLKGIVLKARHVAEAALFLASDDSAYVSGHNLLVDGGFSVVKP from the coding sequence ATGTatgatgtgtatatatatgatttatttattggttTGTTAATATGTAGCAGGTTGGAGGGCAAGATTGTGGTAATAACAGGGGGAGCGAGCGGGATAGGTGCTGAAGCAACGAGGCTGTTTACGGAACACGGTGCTCGAGTGGTGATCACCGACGTACAAGACGAACTCGGTAGAAAAGTTGCCGTTTCGATTGGAGAAGACAAAGTCAGCTACTTCCACTGTGATGTCCGAAACGAGACTGAGGTTCAAAACGCCGTTAAGTTCACAGTCGAAAAGCACGGCAGGATCGACGTTCTGTTCAGCAACGCCGGCGTACCAGAGCCGCTGGTAGATATCCGCGACCTCGACCTCGAGGCGTTCGACAGAGTCATGGCCGTTAACGTCCGTGGCGCGGCGGCGTTCATAAAGCACGTGGCACGTGCCATGGTGGAGAGGAAGACACGTGGGTCAATAGTGTGCACCACAAGCGTCGCGTCGGTAATCGCGGGGACGGTGGTGCCTCATGGGTACACGGCGTCGAAACATGCGCTCGTGGGTCTGATCAGATCTGCCGCTGGTGACTTGGGGAAACATGGGATAAGGGTCAACGGAGTTGCGCCGTTTGGAGTGGCGACGCCGTTTGTGTGCGAGACTTACAAGATGGAGGCGAGTGAGGCAGAGGAGGTCTTTAGCGAAACAGCTAATCTCAAGGGCATTGTGCTCAAGGCTCGACATGTTGCGGAGGCTGCTCTGTTTCTCGCCTCTGATGACTCTGCTTACGTTAGTGGCCATAACCTCCTCGTCGACGGCGGATTCAGCGTTGTTAAGCCTTGA